A stretch of the Balneolales bacterium ANBcel1 genome encodes the following:
- a CDS encoding DoxX family protein: MTNTTSDQNKDIALLLLRLGVGLIFVVAGWGKITGIEGVQGFFGDIGIPMAGFMAWVVAIVEFVGGLMVLAGAYIRIPAILLAVIMVVAILTTKLGQDFSAYRLDLMLLVASAALALMGSGGYSVDKKVQGT, from the coding sequence ATGACCAATACGACTTCCGATCAAAACAAGGATATTGCTCTTTTGCTTTTGCGTCTGGGCGTGGGTCTCATTTTTGTAGTTGCCGGATGGGGCAAAATAACCGGCATCGAGGGTGTGCAAGGCTTCTTCGGTGACATAGGTATCCCGATGGCTGGTTTCATGGCCTGGGTAGTTGCCATCGTTGAGTTTGTTGGCGGACTAATGGTGCTTGCCGGTGCCTATATCCGTATTCCGGCCATACTCCTGGCTGTAATTATGGTGGTCGCCATCCTCACAACCAAACTGGGTCAGGATTTCTCGGCATATCGACTTGACCTGATGCTGCTTGTTGCCAGCGCCGCGCTCGCACTGATGGGCAGCGGTGGATACTCGGTTGACAAGAAAGTTCAGGGCACCTGA
- a CDS encoding metal-dependent hydrolase, with amino-acid sequence MDPITHGLTGAAAAQLASDKEKQRPAALTGLVAAMLPDLETFIHHPADPLFNIEIHRQFTHALLFIPVGALLTAGLLWWLMRNHLSFRELFFFSLLGFATHGFMDAVTSYGTELLWPFSDTRVAWHLLPIVDPLLTIVMGVLAGAAFYYRKKRFAWLFFAWLAIYLLAGFIQRERGTAAMEAVAQQRGHTVERMVVKPTIGNLVLWRSTYQSGDSIHVDAVRSGFFAPPVVYPGDVTPLVTPSRHFSHMKGTVLYDDLRRFQRFSDGYLIFHPDDDQIIGDARYSMVPNELVPLWGIEADTTKPDRHVPFLYFRDTGEEVRNTFLEMVLGKKQP; translated from the coding sequence ATGGATCCGATTACGCACGGCCTGACCGGCGCCGCAGCCGCTCAGCTGGCATCCGACAAAGAGAAGCAAAGGCCTGCCGCGTTGACCGGCCTGGTCGCAGCGATGCTCCCCGACCTGGAGACGTTTATTCATCATCCTGCCGATCCTCTTTTCAATATTGAAATACACCGGCAGTTCACGCACGCCCTCCTGTTCATACCGGTGGGAGCCCTCCTGACCGCAGGACTCCTCTGGTGGCTGATGCGAAACCACCTCTCTTTCCGTGAGCTTTTTTTCTTCAGCCTGCTGGGCTTCGCCACTCATGGCTTCATGGATGCCGTGACCAGCTACGGCACCGAGCTGCTTTGGCCTTTTTCCGACACCCGAGTCGCCTGGCATCTGCTGCCCATCGTGGATCCGCTGCTGACCATAGTGATGGGCGTTCTGGCAGGAGCCGCCTTCTACTATCGCAAAAAAAGGTTCGCCTGGCTCTTCTTTGCCTGGCTGGCGATCTATCTTCTGGCCGGATTTATCCAGCGTGAGCGGGGTACCGCAGCTATGGAAGCCGTAGCGCAGCAAAGAGGTCACACGGTCGAGCGGATGGTAGTAAAGCCCACGATCGGAAATCTGGTGCTTTGGCGGAGCACCTACCAATCCGGCGATTCCATTCATGTGGATGCTGTTCGTTCCGGATTCTTTGCACCACCGGTGGTTTATCCTGGGGATGTAACCCCGCTTGTCACGCCATCCCGCCATTTCTCACACATGAAAGGAACCGTTCTGTACGATGATCTGCGCAGGTTTCAGCGTTTCTCGGACGGCTACCTGATTTTCCATCCGGACGATGACCAGATCATTGGTGATGCCCGCTATTCCATGGTACCCAACGAGCTTGTCCCGTTGTGGGGAATTGAGGCGGATACGACCAAACCGGATCGGCATGTCCCTTTCCTCTATTTTCGTGATACCGGTGAAGAGGTCAGGAATACGTTTCTGGAAATGGTGCTGGGAAAAAAACAGCCCTGA
- a CDS encoding DUF4168 domain-containing protein has product MKFQSLIIALTAIAFACFAVPAQAQFEQPQPEAPQIEVSDDELEAFVDASMNAQTVQAQSQQEMVEVVNEEGIDVQTYNNIMRAEQMGESPEELDVSAEDMAKFESAFEQIQVIEEEMNVQLEAAVEQEGIDMDRFQEINMAVQQDPELQQRVQQMIQEEQMQEGEPGGQQY; this is encoded by the coding sequence ATGAAATTTCAGTCCCTTATCATCGCACTCACCGCTATCGCATTTGCTTGTTTCGCAGTGCCGGCACAGGCGCAGTTTGAACAGCCCCAGCCGGAGGCGCCGCAAATCGAAGTTTCCGACGATGAACTGGAAGCTTTTGTGGATGCGTCCATGAATGCTCAGACGGTGCAGGCTCAGTCGCAGCAGGAGATGGTTGAGGTTGTAAATGAAGAGGGCATCGATGTCCAGACCTACAACAATATCATGCGCGCCGAGCAGATGGGAGAATCTCCCGAAGAGCTTGACGTTTCAGCGGAGGATATGGCCAAATTTGAGAGTGCCTTCGAGCAGATTCAGGTAATTGAGGAAGAGATGAATGTGCAGCTTGAGGCGGCGGTAGAGCAGGAAGGCATCGACATGGACCGTTTTCAGGAGATCAACATGGCGGTTCAGCAGGATCCCGAGCTGCAGCAAAGAGTTCAGCAAATGATCCAGGAAGAGCAAATGCAAGAGGGAGAGCCGGGCGGACAGCAGTATTAA